Below is a genomic region from Candidatus Binatia bacterium.
TCCAACCCCAGACCGACGCGCTGCGCAGAAAGCCGGCAATCCGCCGGCGCTCGCCGAGTTCGAAGGCTCGAGAGGCGCCGCTCCAATCCCGCTCCTCGAACCGGGAGACTTCGAGGCGTTTCGCGGGCAGCGCGTCGGCGCGGAGTGAGAAGCGGCGCGAGGGAAGTTCGACGAAGCCGAGGTTCGCGTAGAATTGCGGACGGATGTCGGAGAAGAGATAGGCGACGTCGAAACCTTCGCTCTTCGCGCGATCGAGCGCGAGCGCGAGCATCACGCTCGCGTAGCCGCGGCCGCGCTCTTCCGGCGGCGTGAAGACCGCGCCGATGCCGAACGCGCGCAGGCGCCGCGATCCGTGGTGCATCGCGCGCTCGTATCGTTTGAACGACGAGACCGGCCGCGCGCCGTCGTAGAGCGCGTTCGTTCGATAGTAGCGGCGGCCGTACGGGCTGCGCGCGATCTCGAGCGTCTGCTCGACGTATTCGTCGAACGTCCGGCGCCCCGCCCAAAGCGGCGCCGTAAGCGGCAGAACGTCGCGCGCGTACGCATCCGGCGCGATCGTCGCGAGAGCCTTGGGAGAGTTCAGCACGGGCGCGTCAGCGTAGCTCTTCGAGAAACTCCGGCGCGGTGACGCCGCGCGTCGGCGTTCCCGAAGCCGTCACGAGCGCGACCTTTCGGGCGCGGCTCAACGCGTATCGAAAGGCGCGGCGCTCCCGATCGAAGTAGCCGCTCGCGGTCTTCGCCGCATACGTGTAATAACTGAACTTTGCCGTCCGTGCGGACCGCGCGTCGCCGACGTTCTCTTTCGGGATCATGCCGAGTTTAGGGCTGAAGAGAAACGCGTCGGGAGAGTACCAGCGCGGAAGCGCGCCGGGGCGCACGTCGGCGACGGCGACCTCGTCGAACTCCCGGCCGAGCGCGGCGTCGATGCTGAGCATCCGTACGCATCCCGGGATCGGCGGAGCGGTGCAGCTCTCGACGTCGCTGTGAATTCGTTCTTCGGCGTACGCGAGCGCGGCCGGGATCGCGGCGCCCGCGTTCTCCGTAAGATATTCGCGAAAGCGCTCGAGCAGCCGCTGCAGCGCGATCTGTTGTGCTCGGGCGCGCGCCGAGTCGGGCGCTCCCTCGCGCGCCAAGGCGTCGCGCCAGACCGCGCGCGCGAAGCCTTCGAACGAGCGGGTCTCGAGCAGTCCGAGCCAGCCAGCCCGAAGCGCGCGAAATTTGCGGAGCCTCGCTGCGGCATCCGGGTCGAGCGCGCCGTCCTGCTCGCCGCGAATCACGTTCCACCCGAGGCGCAGATCGCGTTGCGGGCTCCAACGCGTCGCGCGCGTCGTCGGCGCGGGCTCGTCGTCGAAGACGAAGAGCGGCCGCTGCGGATCGGGCGGCTCGGCGCAGAGGATGGCGAGCGATGCGTCCGAGAGCCCGAGCGCGGGATTGCCGAGCGTGCGCAGCAGCCAATCGTGCCGGAACGGGTCGTGGACGTTCCACAGCAGCGCGAGCGCGTCGAGCGCGCGCCGATCGGCGAAGACGTTCGCGTCGCCCGCGACGACGACCGGAATTCCGGCGTCGAGCAGCGCGGTCTCGTAGATTTCGACGTTGCGCACGGAGCGAAAGAGCACGGCGATGCGTTCGGGCCGCGTACCCTGCGCGAGCCACTCGCCGACCCGCTGCGCGATCGACTCGCTCTCCTCGCGCGGCGTCCGCACGCGGCAGACCTCGATGCGCGGTTTCCTAAAGATCTCGCGCAGCTCGACCTTCGCCCGCGCGAGCGCGAACGTAGCCGCGGGTTGCACGACGTGCAGCGGCGAGAAGGCCGATCCGGCATCGCCGCAGAGCGTCACGCCCTCGAGACGATCTCCGAAGATCGCAAGGAGCAGGCGCAGGTGCGCGGCCGTCAGGTTCTGCGCGTCGTCAACGAACGCGTAGCGCAGCCGTTCGCGCAGCGAGGCGGCGAGCGCCGCATCCGCGTGCAGACGCTCGGCGGCCGCGATCGCAGCGTCGCGCCCCGTCATGCGTCCGGTGCGCGTCACCACCTCGATATACGCCTCGTAGAGCTTCGCGAGAATCTTCGCGAGGTCGATCTCCCGGCGATACTGACGCGAGAGCTCCGCCGGCGCAGCGTCGAGCGAATCGTGATGCGCGTTCTTCGTCGCGAGCAGCAGCGCCGGATCGGCAAGATTCGGCGGGTTTGCGTAAAAGTCGGTGGCGCCAGCGAGCGCGCGAGAGAGAAAGAGCGCTGGTTCGACGTTTGCGTCGCGCAGACGCCGGATCAGACGGAACGCCGATTGGAGGAAGCGCTCGGGCGATCGCAGACCGGGGATCTCGGGGTCGAGCTGATGCTGCGCGAACTCCTCCCATTCCATCGCGAAGAGGGGCAGCGAGGCTCGCTCGAAGAGCAGCGCCGCTTCGACGTCGTCGACGAGCGCTACTGCGGCGCCGAAGTCGCGCTGCAACCGCGCCGCGTATTCGTCGAGATCGGAGGGCGCGGCGATCGTCAGCGGCTCGCAATCCGGCACGAGCGCGCGCAGGCGCGCGACTCGTTCGGCCAGCGCGGTGCTCTTACCGCTCGCCGCAGCACCGGTGATGGCGAAACAGCCGTCGTACGGCGCCTCGACCGCGCGGCGCTGCTCCGGCGTGAGCTCGAGTGCGATCAACTTCCGAAACGCTGGGGCTCGGCCGGCGGCTTGAACGCGCACGACGCGGCGTACGCGCAGTACGTGCAGACCGCAGGATCGTTGGCCGGCTCGAAGCGGGGAATCTCTCCCGACGCGAGGCGGCCGCTCAGCTCGATCATCCGGGTTCGCGACCGCGCGAGATCGTCAACCGAGACGTTCTTTCCGACGTTCACGACGAGGGGCTGCACCTCGCGTAACGCGTCCTTGAGCGGAATGAGAACCAAGCGAGTCACGTTGTCGCCGGCGGCGGTGCGCGCCCAATAGTAAAAGGGAAGTTGGAAGTCGGCAAAGCGGCGCACCCGCTCGCAGTACTCGGCGGCGTCCTTCGCGATGTTCCCCGTCTTATAATCGACGACGCCGACGTCGCCCGAGCGTTCGTCGCGATCGAGCCTGTCTATGTAGCCGACGAACGGGTGGCCGTCGAGATCGAGATCGGCTG
It encodes:
- a CDS encoding 3'-5' exonuclease → MIALELTPEQRRAVEAPYDGCFAITGAAASGKSTALAERVARLRALVPDCEPLTIAAPSDLDEYAARLQRDFGAAVALVDDVEAALLFERASLPLFAMEWEEFAQHQLDPEIPGLRSPERFLQSAFRLIRRLRDANVEPALFLSRALAGATDFYANPPNLADPALLLATKNAHHDSLDAAPAELSRQYRREIDLAKILAKLYEAYIEVVTRTGRMTGRDAAIAAAERLHADAALAASLRERLRYAFVDDAQNLTAAHLRLLLAIFGDRLEGVTLCGDAGSAFSPLHVVQPAATFALARAKVELREIFRKPRIEVCRVRTPREESESIAQRVGEWLAQGTRPERIAVLFRSVRNVEIYETALLDAGIPVVVAGDANVFADRRALDALALLWNVHDPFRHDWLLRTLGNPALGLSDASLAILCAEPPDPQRPLFVFDDEPAPTTRATRWSPQRDLRLGWNVIRGEQDGALDPDAAARLRKFRALRAGWLGLLETRSFEGFARAVWRDALAREGAPDSARARAQQIALQRLLERFREYLTENAGAAIPAALAYAEERIHSDVESCTAPPIPGCVRMLSIDAALGREFDEVAVADVRPGALPRWYSPDAFLFSPKLGMIPKENVGDARSARTAKFSYYTYAAKTASGYFDRERRAFRYALSRARKVALVTASGTPTRGVTAPEFLEELR
- a CDS encoding GNAT family N-acetyltransferase, translated to MLNSPKALATIAPDAYARDVLPLTAPLWAGRRTFDEYVEQTLEIARSPYGRRYYRTNALYDGARPVSSFKRYERAMHHGSRRLRAFGIGAVFTPPEERGRGYASVMLALALDRAKSEGFDVAYLFSDIRPQFYANLGFVELPSRRFSLRADALPAKRLEVSRFEERDWSGASRAFELGERRRIAGFLRSASVWGWIRMLGRHGGDRQTNLVVRRGRSIAAYVLGTRDPERDAYVLEEFGFGDDSAAAAIPPLLRAAAGDLRRVVGWSPPGSAARLLRKGHLTKRTRAILMMAPLTSAGARLIDAVRSSAADFCWPNDHI